The window TCAAGAATAGTGGATGGATTATATTTACCTATATCTTCCACGATGAGCATGTACAGGTCGCGGAGGAAATGGTTCGATATTATACCATAGAAATGAGAAGATAGAAACCCGAATCTTTCCTCTCCTTCCTTGTAAAGATCCATGCATATCCATATCAAAACCTATGCATAAGCTTTTTACCGGTTCTTTTATATGGTTATTGCCAGACTTGGCCGGGGGGTTAGGCGTCCCCTGTACCCGAAGTCTAGATGCGGGGGCGACAGCCCGGTGAGACCACCTGGGTTTCTGCCAGGCCCTGCGGAATCAATGATCTCCTGTCCCTCTGGATCGGAGGCCCATAGGCACGATCTCAAAGGAGAACGCGTCTATGGCCTATCAGGGGAACGCGCCAGGCCCGGAAGGGAGCAACGACACCCTGGACTCTCGATGCTGGAGGGGTGCGGGGGTGAGAGGAAACAGGGGGTACCTGACAGGACGCCCAGACCGAACCGGGTGTGTCTGGCTTCTGATGGACATGAATTCAAAAATAGTGCAGGATCCGGTGTTTGGCCCCATTCGTGCTTCAGGAGCCATACTTGATATAATGGATTCAGCAGATTTCCAGAGATTGCGGTACATAAAGAATCTGGGCCTCTGCTATCTTGTATTTCCCAGCGCCAATCACACAAGATTTGAGCACTCTATGGGCACGTATCACCTTGCGGGCATGTACCTGGATCATCTTGGAATAAGATCTGAGGAGACGCTCGTAGCCGCACTCCTCCATGACGTTGGGCATTTTCCATTCTCACATACTATAGAGGACTTCTACTACAGGAACAGGCATGTGGATCATCTAAATGAGGGCATAAGGATCATAAGAGGCGACAGAGAGAGCGAAATACCATCCATACTCGAAAGATATTCGATAGATGTGAAGGAGGTCGTGAAAATACTTGAGGGAAAGGAAAAGGTTCTTTCCGATATCGTCAGTGGGCCGATAGACGCAGATGAACTTGACTATCTGCGGCGGGACTCATTCTACTGTGGAGTATCCATAGGCTTCGTCAATCCAGCCAGGGTGATCAGCGTATCCGGTCTATATGGCGGCAGGATAGTGGTTGAGGAGAAGGGCCTCTCCGATATAGAGAGCCTCCTCATCTCCAGATTTCTCATGTATCAGGCCGTGTACTTCCACAAGACATGCAGGATAGCCAACAGGATGCTTGAAATGGCTGCCATGCGATCGGAAGCATACGATACCTATGGGCTTAACGATCAGGAATTAACGCATCAGCTGCTCTCCGATCCGAGATCTAGGGGCATCATGGAGAACATACTCAACCGGAGGTTGATGAAGGTTCTGTACAAGGTCAAATACGAAGAGGGGCTAGCTGCGGATATTGAAAGATCGGTATCAGACAGGTTCATAGTTGACGTCATTCCACCGCTTTCATTTAAGGGAAAGGACAGGCTGAAGACACAGGTTGGTGTGCTCATGGATGACAGGATATCGACGGGAGAAGAATCATCTCCGCTGGTAAACGCGCTCAATTCTGCAATCGAAAGGCGATACCTCTACATCTATGGGTATCGGGATGACCAAGAGGATTTAAATCGGGATCTCGCCGGCATCTGATCAAAAATCAAGATACGGGAGCGATGACCTTCAAATTTCAATTTTTATGAAATGGAATCATTAAAATCAGAAGTCCGGATATACAACCATGGACATAGAGGAAGGATTTCTGGATATCAATGGAACAAGGGTATTCCACAGGAGGAAGATCGTTGAAGGAAATAAAAAGAGCATAGCTCTCTTTCATGGATATTCCTTCACATCGATGGATTGGGATAAGGCCGATCTGTTCAACAACTATTCTAAGATAGGCTACAATGTTTACGCTCCGGATTATCCTGGATTCGGCAGATCATCGAATTCGGACAGGTATGGAATTGCTAGGGGCGATCTGAGGCATGCGGCGCAGTTCATACATGACTATCTGAAGGCCAACGGTATCGATCAATCCGTTATTCTGGGTGCTTCGATGGGCGGCGGCATGGTTCTTATGACTGCCCTTCAATATCCAGAGATGGTACAGGGTGTTATAGCCGTTGCGCCAGCGTGGGTCGAGTCCATGAAGCAGGATCTCAGCAAGATAAGGCAGAAGACTCTTCTGGTATGGGGTTCAAAAGATCACGTTGTTCCGATCGCGCTCTCAAAGGAATATGCATCCATCATACCTGCATCAAGGCTGGAAATTGTCGATGGATCTGGGCATCCAGTATACATAGAAAAACCTGCAGAGTTCGTGAAGATAACGACAGATTTCCTGAAGAGCCTTTGATACTCAGACGAACTCGTAATCCACTATTTCCTCAACATTATTTCTTATTGCTCTTGATATGAAGCAGTATTTCTCCGCGAGCTCCATTGCCCTCGGTATCTTCTCCCTATCCTCTTCATTCACGCCTATCTTCACATGTATTCTAATCCTGTGGAACTTGAAGCCCTTCTCTGGAGATGGGCCTAGCTCCGCAGTCACATGGCTATCCCAAGACTTCAGGTTAATGCCCATCCTGTCCTTGAATTCGAGGAACGTGGTCAGCAGGCATGAGGCAAGAACGCCTGGAAAGAGCGTTTCGGGATACAGCTGGCCTTCCGGACCTCCGAATTCTGGAGGAGAATCCACCTCTATCCTTTTACCTCCCATGGATACCTCTGTGCGCCTGTCATCTATCCATGAAACATCGCTTTCGTAGATGTGCATTTCATCCGACATGCATCATGCCCTCCTTGTTGATGATGAGAGAAGATCTAATATCTCTTTTCTTCCGAAGGTTTCTGCGGCTTTCCAGACGTTTTGGCCACCATGGTTCTTAGCGCTGAGGTCGCAGCCAGCCTCAATCAGCATCTTCAGGCATTCCGTTCTTCCGTACTTGGCCGCTAGGATTGCCGGAGAGTCTCCCTCTGCATTCCTGGCGTCTATGTTGGAACCTGAGGATATCAGAAGCCTGGCCATATCCGTATATCCGAAGATTATTGCCCAACAGAGTGGCGTGTTGCCCGAACAGTCCTGAACATCTAGGCCGCATTTCAGGTCTATCAGCTTCTTTGCTGCGTCGATGTGGTTGTTGCGCACAGCCCACATAATCGCGGTGTTTCCCTCAACATCCCTGCAGTCCAGGTTATCATACTTCATGGCGAAGAATTCTACGAGATCGGAACGCCCGTACATGGCGGCAACCATCAGTGCGTTTCTTCCATACTGATCCCTGTAATTCCATATCTCGTCAGCTGCGGCTTCGATGCTGGTTCTGTCACCGCTCTTTATCGTCTGGAAAAATTCTGATTCATCCATCTTAATGAATGATCATAAATGGCAATAAATTTTTGCCTTTCATCCTGCATTGGAATGGAAAACAATTAAAGGTGCTATTCGCTTTACTCAACGTGAAGAGAGGCTATCTGGTTATAGCGCTGTTAGTTATGTCAATGAACTCCCTTTATCAGTACTCATGGAACGTTTTTGAACCAATGATAGCTTCTGGACTTCATACGACCGCCGTCTACGTGGAGGTTGCATTCACGCTCTTCACCGTTTTCTCAACCACGTTTCAGGGTGTTGGCGGATATTTTGCGGACAGGGATGGCCCGGCAAGGGTCGGTGTGATTTCCGCTCTCCTATCCGCCTTCGGCTTCATAGGTGGATCGTTCTCAGGTTCAATATACGAATTCTATGCCGTATGGTCAATCGGCAGCATCGGTGAAGGGATACTTTACGGAATTGCCACGAATCTCGCGGTGAAATGGTACAGCGACATGAGGGGCCTGGCAGTGGGTATTGTTTCCCTCGGATTCGGCGTGGGTTCCAGCGTTGCAAACGTGTTCCTTGTTCATGCCCCGAATTTCAGGCTGCCCATGATGGTCATTGGCCTGATAGAGCTCGTTCTGATGCCGTTGATGCTCTATTTTGCCAAATACCCAAAGGCAAACCTTTCTGGCGGACGACCGAGGCGAAACCTTACAAGTCCGGCGTTCTGGATACTTTACATTTCTTTTGTTTTCGGTTCCATACCTCTCTTGGTCATATCGTCATCATTCGGATATATAGGCAGTCATCTTCCTCCCTATGAATTTTCGATACTTGTATCCCTTTTTCCGCTTCTCAGTGGAATAAGCAGGCCCATACTCGGATGGATGTCCGACAGGATTGGCAGGTCAGCGGCGGTCATGCTCATAGATGCCTTCATAATCGTTGGATCTGCATTTCTCTCATTGAGGCAGTATGTACTAGCGATTGTGCTGATCGGTTTCTTCGGCGGTTCCATGATATCCCTCTATTTCGCTTATGTAGGTGATGTGTTTGGAACCAGGTTTTCAACGGCGAATAACGGTGTGTTTTATACGGGAAAATCCATATCTGGTTTCATTGGCAGCACGATATTTGCACTTATGTTTTCATACGATGTAACACTTTCATACATTTTCGTTCTGATCTCTGCCATTGCGGGTCTTATTTTTCTCATTGCTTCACGCGGAGCCGTCAGGAAGAGCAGATCAATGCAATAGAAAGAGTTCACGTAAAAAAAGTTTAAAATACGCATAGCCCATATTCAAACATGACCATACCTGTCAGCCCCACGCTGGTTTTCATACCCATACCGGAGCTTATAATCCTTTATTCAATATCATTCCCGGTAGCGATCTTCGACATCTACATGTGGTACATGTCCTATTCGAGGAAGGGGATAAACTACAGAGTCATGTGGTCCTATCTGAAGGCAAACTTCCCTAGAATGGTGAAGCAGTTCTTCAGCTATGCGATTTTCCAGAGGAAGCTGGTCAGAAACAGGTATGCCGGAATAATGCATCTATTCATATTTTACGGTTTCGTGATCCTTTTTATCGCCACAGCCCTCATCGCTCTCTCGCATGATATACTCAAGCCGATCATAGGCGTGGGGATACTCTACGGTACGTTTTATCTCATATTCGAAGTGTTCACGCAGATCGGTGGTATAATACTCATAGTTGGCCTGCTTATGGCTATCGTAAGGAGAATAAAGAATTTCGTCCCAATGCACACGACATCCGAGGACTATATACTGCTCTCTGGCATACTGATCCTAGCGCTGGAGGGCTTCTTCCTTGGCGCCCTGAAGATAGCACTGTTCAGGGAGTCTTTCGACGTTTACAGATTCGTGGAGTGGTATCTCAGCTACATGTTCAGATATGGCAGCTTCAGTCCAGCAGGCATAGCGTTATACAGGGATCTCTGGATGATTCATGTTCTTACAGCCTTTCTTGTTGCGCTTTATCTGCCGTACTCAAAGCTGTTCCACTCGCTCCTATCGCCAACCCATGCATCCAAAACAATCGTTCGCGGCAACTCGTATATAGGAACACCGTTCATACTGTCAGAGGTTATGGCCTCTGGAAATTATGAGGTCAAGGTAGGTTCCAAGAATGTGAAGGAGCTCTCTTTAGAATACGTTACTGCGGCCATGGCCTGTACGGACTGCGGCAGATGTGAGAGGGCATGCCCTGCCTATGCGTCCGGTACTGGCCTTGATCCAAGGGCTGTGGTTCAGAACCTGAAGAAGACGGTGGGAACGGACACCGAGATGGTTCCCGTTATACTCACCGAGAATGCTGCATGGTCATGCACCACATGCATGGCGTGCGTTGAGGAATGCCCTGTGCTCATAAGGCCGTATAATTTTGTGACCGAGACGAGGAGGAACCTTGTGATGGAGAACAAGGTGTCCAAGGAGACCACGGCATATCTCACGAACCTTTACAACACGGGAAATCCGCTGGGAAGCTCACCTATGGACAGAGACGATCTCCTTCAGTACGCTGATAAATATTCTGCTGACTGTGACGTATTGTACTGGGTGGGATGCATGGGCGCCTACGATCCCAAAGCCAAAGAGACGGCCATAGCAGTTATGGAACTCATGAAAAAGGCAGGCGTCAAGTTCGGAATACTTGGTTCAGAGGAGAAATGCACGGGCGAAACTGCAAGAAGGATAGGCGAGGAGGGCCTCTTCCAGACTCTTGCCACGTCGAACATTGAGACGTTCAATAGATATGGAGTGAAGAAGATCGTGACTTCATGCCCACACTGTTACAATACGTTCAAGAACGAATATCCTGAATTTGGCCTTAAGGCTGAGGTCGTTCACCACTCCGAATTTCTTGCGCAGCTGATAAGGGATGGAAAGCTGAAGGTGAAGAATTCTGAAGCAATAACGACCTACCACGATCCATGCTATCTTGGGCGTGGCAACGGCGTGTACGATGATCCGAGGTTCATAGTCTCTTCGTCATCCAATCTTGTGGAGATGGAGAAATCGAGAAATTCCAGCTTCTGCTGCGGTGCCGGAGGCGGGAACTACTGGTACAGGGTGGAAAGCGAGAAGGCCATAAGCCACATAAGGTTGGAACAGGCGCTTGAAACAAAGGCATCGAACATCGCTGTGGCCTGTCCTTTCTGCAACGCTATGCTTTCAGATGCCGCAAGAACGATGAATGTCGAGGACAGGGTGCAGGTTAAGGACATTGCAATAATAATACGTGAGAACCTCATAGAGGATGCATCCAAAAAGTCAGAATCATGAGACGCTGGGGATCTGCATTATTGTTTTCTTAAACTTCAAATAACATAGATAAAATGCGTTATTTCTTTGATTCCTAAAAAATCGCACCAAAAGCAGAAGATCTAGATCAGACCGACCTTCTGCAACTCCTTCTTCACCTTGATGACCGCTTGCTCTATCTCGCTTTCCTCTTTGGCCCCTGTGCATA is drawn from Thermoplasma sp. Kam2015 and contains these coding sequences:
- a CDS encoding HD domain-containing protein; translated protein: MDMNSKIVQDPVFGPIRASGAILDIMDSADFQRLRYIKNLGLCYLVFPSANHTRFEHSMGTYHLAGMYLDHLGIRSEETLVAALLHDVGHFPFSHTIEDFYYRNRHVDHLNEGIRIIRGDRESEIPSILERYSIDVKEVVKILEGKEKVLSDIVSGPIDADELDYLRRDSFYCGVSIGFVNPARVISVSGLYGGRIVVEEKGLSDIESLLISRFLMYQAVYFHKTCRIANRMLEMAAMRSEAYDTYGLNDQELTHQLLSDPRSRGIMENILNRRLMKVLYKVKYEEGLAADIERSVSDRFIVDVIPPLSFKGKDRLKTQVGVLMDDRISTGEESSPLVNALNSAIERRYLYIYGYRDDQEDLNRDLAGI
- a CDS encoding alpha/beta fold hydrolase; this encodes MDIEEGFLDINGTRVFHRRKIVEGNKKSIALFHGYSFTSMDWDKADLFNNYSKIGYNVYAPDYPGFGRSSNSDRYGIARGDLRHAAQFIHDYLKANGIDQSVILGASMGGGMVLMTALQYPEMVQGVIAVAPAWVESMKQDLSKIRQKTLLVWGSKDHVVPIALSKEYASIIPASRLEIVDGSGHPVYIEKPAEFVKITTDFLKSL
- a CDS encoding OsmC family protein encodes the protein MSDEMHIYESDVSWIDDRRTEVSMGGKRIEVDSPPEFGGPEGQLYPETLFPGVLASCLLTTFLEFKDRMGINLKSWDSHVTAELGPSPEKGFKFHRIRIHVKIGVNEEDREKIPRAMELAEKYCFISRAIRNNVEEIVDYEFV
- a CDS encoding ankyrin repeat domain-containing protein, producing the protein MDESEFFQTIKSGDRTSIEAAADEIWNYRDQYGRNALMVAAMYGRSDLVEFFAMKYDNLDCRDVEGNTAIMWAVRNNHIDAAKKLIDLKCGLDVQDCSGNTPLCWAIIFGYTDMARLLISSGSNIDARNAEGDSPAILAAKYGRTECLKMLIEAGCDLSAKNHGGQNVWKAAETFGRKEILDLLSSSTRRA
- a CDS encoding OFA family MFS transporter, with product MKRGYLVIALLVMSMNSLYQYSWNVFEPMIASGLHTTAVYVEVAFTLFTVFSTTFQGVGGYFADRDGPARVGVISALLSAFGFIGGSFSGSIYEFYAVWSIGSIGEGILYGIATNLAVKWYSDMRGLAVGIVSLGFGVGSSVANVFLVHAPNFRLPMMVIGLIELVLMPLMLYFAKYPKANLSGGRPRRNLTSPAFWILYISFVFGSIPLLVISSSFGYIGSHLPPYEFSILVSLFPLLSGISRPILGWMSDRIGRSAAVMLIDAFIIVGSAFLSLRQYVLAIVLIGFFGGSMISLYFAYVGDVFGTRFSTANNGVFYTGKSISGFIGSTIFALMFSYDVTLSYIFVLISAIAGLIFLIASRGAVRKSRSMQ
- a CDS encoding heterodisulfide reductase-related iron-sulfur binding cluster, with the protein product MTIPVSPTLVFIPIPELIILYSISFPVAIFDIYMWYMSYSRKGINYRVMWSYLKANFPRMVKQFFSYAIFQRKLVRNRYAGIMHLFIFYGFVILFIATALIALSHDILKPIIGVGILYGTFYLIFEVFTQIGGIILIVGLLMAIVRRIKNFVPMHTTSEDYILLSGILILALEGFFLGALKIALFRESFDVYRFVEWYLSYMFRYGSFSPAGIALYRDLWMIHVLTAFLVALYLPYSKLFHSLLSPTHASKTIVRGNSYIGTPFILSEVMASGNYEVKVGSKNVKELSLEYVTAAMACTDCGRCERACPAYASGTGLDPRAVVQNLKKTVGTDTEMVPVILTENAAWSCTTCMACVEECPVLIRPYNFVTETRRNLVMENKVSKETTAYLTNLYNTGNPLGSSPMDRDDLLQYADKYSADCDVLYWVGCMGAYDPKAKETAIAVMELMKKAGVKFGILGSEEKCTGETARRIGEEGLFQTLATSNIETFNRYGVKKIVTSCPHCYNTFKNEYPEFGLKAEVVHHSEFLAQLIRDGKLKVKNSEAITTYHDPCYLGRGNGVYDDPRFIVSSSSNLVEMEKSRNSSFCCGAGGGNYWYRVESEKAISHIRLEQALETKASNIAVACPFCNAMLSDAARTMNVEDRVQVKDIAIIIRENLIEDASKKSES